From a single Equus asinus isolate D_3611 breed Donkey chromosome 2, EquAss-T2T_v2, whole genome shotgun sequence genomic region:
- the TNFAIP8L3 gene encoding tumor necrosis factor alpha-induced protein 8-like protein 3 isoform X2 encodes MANMLIDDTSSEIFDELYKVTKEHTHNKKEAHKIMKDLIKVAIKIGILYRNNQFSQEEVVIVEKFRKKLNQTAMTIVSFYEVEYTFDKNVLSKLLHECKDLVHELVQRHLTPRTHGRINHVFNHFADVEFLSTLYSLDGDCRANLKRICEGINKLLDEKVL; translated from the coding sequence ATGGCCAACATGTTGATTGATGACACCAGCAGTGAGATCTTTGATGAGCTCTACAAAGTCACCAAAGAGCACACCCACAACAAGAAGGAAGCCCACAAGATCATGAAAGACTTAATCAAGGTGGCGATCAAAATTGGGATCCTCTACCGGAACAACCAGTTCAGCCAGGAGGAGGTTGTTATCGTGGAGAAGTTCAGGAAGAAGCTGAACCAGACCGCCATGACCATTGTCAGCTTCTATGAGGTGGAATACACCTTCGATAAGAACGTGCTCTCCAAGCTCCTACATGAATGCAAGGACCTGGTGCATGAACTGGTGCAGCGACACCTGACGCCCAGGACCCACGGGCGCATCAACCATGTCTTCAACCACTTTGCTGATGTGGAGTTCCTCTCCACCCTTTATAGTCTGGATGGAGACTGTAGGGCCAACCTCAAGAGGATTTGTGAAGGAATCAATAAATTGCTAGATGAGAAAGTCCTTTGA
- the TNFAIP8L3 gene encoding tumor necrosis factor alpha-induced protein 8-like protein 3 isoform X1 produces the protein MDSDSGEQSEGEPVTASGPDVFSSKSLALQAQKKILSKIASKTMANMLIDDTSSEIFDELYKVTKEHTHNKKEAHKIMKDLIKVAIKIGILYRNNQFSQEEVVIVEKFRKKLNQTAMTIVSFYEVEYTFDKNVLSKLLHECKDLVHELVQRHLTPRTHGRINHVFNHFADVEFLSTLYSLDGDCRANLKRICEGINKLLDEKVL, from the coding sequence GTCCTGATGTTTTTAGTTCAAAGAGCCTTGCCCTTCAAGCCCAGAAGAAGATTCTGAGCAAAATAGCCAGCAAAACCATGGCCAACATGTTGATTGATGACACCAGCAGTGAGATCTTTGATGAGCTCTACAAAGTCACCAAAGAGCACACCCACAACAAGAAGGAAGCCCACAAGATCATGAAAGACTTAATCAAGGTGGCGATCAAAATTGGGATCCTCTACCGGAACAACCAGTTCAGCCAGGAGGAGGTTGTTATCGTGGAGAAGTTCAGGAAGAAGCTGAACCAGACCGCCATGACCATTGTCAGCTTCTATGAGGTGGAATACACCTTCGATAAGAACGTGCTCTCCAAGCTCCTACATGAATGCAAGGACCTGGTGCATGAACTGGTGCAGCGACACCTGACGCCCAGGACCCACGGGCGCATCAACCATGTCTTCAACCACTTTGCTGATGTGGAGTTCCTCTCCACCCTTTATAGTCTGGATGGAGACTGTAGGGCCAACCTCAAGAGGATTTGTGAAGGAATCAATAAATTGCTAGATGAGAAAGTCCTTTGA